In the Aliarcobacter cryaerophilus genome, one interval contains:
- the lon gene encoding endopeptidase La, with translation MQLENYGNFPQTIPLIIEDEIFLYPFMITPLFLENQENIKAVENAIEFNRLVMIAVSKAGKEGVREKDSFYDVGVVGNVMRKISLPDGKVKVLFQGVSKAKIINFEPTSSIFATVDILAEETQNDIELKSLINILIDNIKKLSRLNNKFPADLIKAIEENDIPSRVADLVSSVLKIKKDEAYKIFSNTNLEQRIIGIIEIVKNEIESYKIQKEITQKVNSKIEKSHKDYFLKEQIKAIQKELGADNQREEDIKSFKKRLKAKKCFMGKEAYKETKKQIEKLSRMNTDSPDASLLQTYVEMVLDIPFGEYSDSKISVSSVEKQLNKDHYSLEKAKERIAEYFAVKQLLEQRNIEDLKSKGTVLCFVGPPGVGKTSLANSIANALSRPLVRVALGGMEDVNELRGHRRTYVGAMPGRLIKGLIDAKKMNPVIVLDEIDKLGSNHRGDPSAVMLEILDPEQNHEFRDLYLNFPVDLSQVIFVSTANDIRKIPAPLKDRMEFIELNSYTPNEKYHIAKDYLIPQELEKHGLKKDEVSINKATIELIIAKYTREAGVRNLRRVFSKIFRKVVKKILEDETIAKVTIGIKDLKEYLDNPIFEIEPADKVDVVGVSNGLAWTAVGGDILKIEAIKLKGKGDLKVTGNLGDVMKESSIISYSVVKHLIDNKILKIDEKDIPKTFKEKDEKELVDCSEIYKRYDIHLHIPEGATPKDGPSAGITMALALASVLSNRKIKADVAMTGELTLSGKVLPIGGLKEKLIAAYKAKIKKVLIPKKNYERDLDDIPQEVKESLEIKVVEKIEDVLKEALI, from the coding sequence ATGCAATTAGAAAATTATGGTAATTTTCCACAAACAATACCATTGATTATAGAAGATGAGATTTTTTTATATCCATTTATGATTACGCCTTTGTTTTTAGAGAATCAAGAAAATATTAAAGCAGTTGAAAATGCAATTGAGTTTAATAGACTTGTAATGATAGCAGTTTCAAAAGCTGGAAAAGAGGGTGTTAGAGAAAAGGATAGTTTTTATGATGTTGGTGTAGTTGGAAATGTTATGAGAAAAATATCTTTACCAGATGGTAAGGTAAAAGTTTTATTTCAAGGTGTTTCAAAGGCAAAAATTATAAATTTTGAACCAACTTCTAGTATATTTGCTACAGTAGATATTCTTGCTGAAGAGACACAAAATGATATTGAGTTGAAATCATTAATAAATATTTTGATTGATAATATAAAAAAACTATCAAGATTAAATAACAAATTTCCAGCTGATTTAATAAAAGCTATAGAAGAGAATGATATACCAAGCAGAGTTGCTGATTTGGTATCCTCTGTTTTAAAAATAAAAAAAGATGAAGCATATAAGATTTTTTCAAATACAAATTTAGAACAAAGAATTATAGGTATTATTGAGATTGTAAAAAATGAGATAGAGTCATATAAAATACAAAAAGAGATAACTCAAAAAGTAAATTCAAAAATAGAAAAAAGCCATAAAGATTACTTCTTAAAAGAGCAAATAAAAGCTATTCAAAAAGAGTTAGGAGCTGATAATCAAAGAGAGGAAGATATAAAATCTTTCAAAAAGAGATTAAAAGCGAAAAAGTGTTTTATGGGTAAAGAAGCTTATAAAGAGACAAAAAAGCAAATAGAAAAACTAAGCCGAATGAATACAGATTCTCCAGATGCTTCACTTCTTCAGACTTATGTAGAGATGGTTTTAGATATTCCTTTTGGTGAATATTCAGATAGTAAAATATCAGTTTCTAGTGTTGAAAAGCAATTAAATAAAGATCACTACTCTTTAGAAAAAGCAAAAGAGAGAATCGCTGAATATTTTGCTGTAAAGCAGCTTTTAGAACAAAGAAATATTGAAGATTTAAAATCAAAAGGTACGGTTCTTTGTTTTGTAGGACCTCCAGGAGTTGGTAAAACTTCACTAGCAAATTCAATAGCAAATGCTCTTTCTAGACCACTTGTAAGAGTTGCTTTGGGTGGAATGGAAGATGTAAATGAATTAAGAGGTCATAGACGAACTTATGTTGGAGCAATGCCAGGAAGACTTATTAAAGGTTTAATTGATGCAAAAAAAATGAATCCAGTTATTGTTCTTGATGAGATTGATAAATTAGGAAGTAACCACAGAGGTGACCCTTCTGCTGTTATGTTAGAGATCTTAGATCCAGAACAAAATCATGAGTTTAGGGATTTATATCTTAATTTTCCAGTAGATTTATCACAAGTTATTTTTGTTTCAACTGCAAACGATATTAGAAAAATTCCAGCACCACTTAAAGATAGAATGGAGTTTATAGAGCTAAACTCATATACTCCAAATGAAAAATATCATATTGCAAAAGATTATTTAATTCCTCAAGAACTTGAAAAACATGGTCTTAAAAAAGATGAGGTGAGTATAAATAAAGCAACTATTGAGCTAATAATTGCAAAATATACAAGAGAAGCAGGGGTTAGAAATTTAAGAAGAGTCTTCTCAAAGATATTTAGAAAAGTTGTAAAAAAGATATTAGAAGATGAGACTATTGCAAAAGTAACAATTGGAATAAAAGATTTAAAAGAGTATTTAGATAATCCAATTTTTGAGATAGAACCAGCAGATAAAGTAGATGTTGTTGGAGTTTCAAATGGCTTGGCTTGGACAGCTGTTGGTGGGGATATATTAAAAATAGAGGCTATAAAACTAAAAGGAAAAGGTGATTTAAAAGTAACTGGAAACTTAGGCGATGTTATGAAAGAGTCATCAATTATCTCATATTCTGTTGTAAAACATCTAATAGACAACAAAATTCTAAAAATAGATGAAAAAGATATTCCAAAAACTTTTAAAGAAAAAGATGAAAAAGAGTTAGTTGATTGTAGTGAAATTTATAAAAGATATGATATCCATCTACATATTCCTGAAGGTGCAACTCCAAAAGATGGACCAAGTGCAGGAATAACAATGGCTTTAGCTTTGGCTTCAGTTTTAAGTAATAGAAAAATAAAAGCAGATGTAGCAATGACAGGTGAGCTTACTTTAAGTGGAAAAGTTCTTCCAATTGGTGGTTTAAAAGAGAAATTGATAGCTGCTTATAAAGCAAAAATTAAAAAAGTTCTAATTCCTAAAAAGAATTATGAAAGAGATTTAGATGATATTCCACAAGAGGTAAAAGAGTCTTTAGAAATAAAAGTAGTTGAAAAAATAGAAGATGTTTTAAAAGAGGCTTTAATTTAA
- a CDS encoding rhomboid family intramembrane serine protease, giving the protein MSFVSKKDLSATNVIIFITLVAYIIQINIQNGSLLMGLNLYFLVGGFYWQPLTSIFSHGGIAHLGMNMFVLWQFGNLIEKARGKKRFIILYLFTGILTSLLSFLYIFYIDIQVNLVGASGAICAILGYIAYFDKYQRNGIITWILLISVAPLLIGLPIAWYAHFIGLFVGFVYAIIEKRFFPLIAYR; this is encoded by the coding sequence ATGAGTTTTGTATCTAAAAAAGATTTGAGTGCTACAAATGTGATAATTTTTATCACTCTTGTAGCTTATATTATTCAAATAAATATACAAAATGGCTCACTTCTTATGGGATTAAACCTATATTTTTTAGTTGGTGGATTTTATTGGCAACCACTTACATCAATATTTTCTCATGGTGGAATTGCTCACCTTGGAATGAATATGTTTGTTTTATGGCAATTTGGAAATCTTATAGAAAAAGCTAGAGGTAAAAAAAGATTTATAATACTATATTTATTTACAGGTATTTTAACTTCTCTCTTATCGTTTTTATATATTTTTTATATTGATATTCAAGTAAATTTAGTTGGAGCTAGTGGTGCTATATGTGCTATTTTAGGTTATATTGCATATTTTGATAAGTATCAAAGAAATGGAATAATAACTTGGATTTTATTAATCTCAGTTGCACCTCTTTTAATAGGACTTCCAATTGCTTGGTATGCACACTTTATAGGTCTTTTTGTTGGATTTGTATATGCAATTATTGAAAAAAGATTTTTT